AATATACTTTTCTGGGTCGTCGTCGGCCTCTTCATGATTTTGTTATTTAACCTGTTCAGTGTGCCGCATCATGAGCCTGAAGAAGAAGTGATTTTCAGTGAGTTTATGTCG
This portion of the Nitrospirota bacterium genome encodes:
- a CDS encoding cell division protein FtsH; protein product: MNSRTKNILFWVVVGLFMILLFNLFSVPHHEPEEEVIFSEFMS